The following proteins are encoded in a genomic region of Roseinatronobacter sp. S2:
- a CDS encoding division plane positioning ATPase MipZ, translating to MAHIIVVGNEKGGSGKSTVSMHVSVALARMGKQVGAMDLDLRQLSFGRYIENRRNFMGKSGIDLPIQNFQPLPEIDPASLPDGANLSDARMSAALELLEQTCDYIVIDCPGAHTRPSQFAHSVADTLITPINDSFIDFDLLARTDPDTGKVLSPSIYSEMVWKARQTRAQAGLRPLDWIVLRNRLGTVAMHNKRKVGDALQELSKRIGFRVAAGFSERVVFRELFPRGLTLLDLPDIGNETMTMSHVAARQEVRDLLVTLDLPDLRVNV from the coding sequence ATGGCGCATATCATCGTGGTCGGAAACGAAAAGGGCGGTTCGGGCAAATCGACCGTTTCCATGCATGTTTCTGTGGCCTTGGCGCGCATGGGCAAGCAGGTCGGCGCAATGGATCTGGACCTGCGCCAGCTTAGTTTCGGGCGCTATATTGAAAACCGCCGCAATTTCATGGGTAAAAGCGGGATTGACCTGCCCATCCAGAATTTTCAGCCTTTGCCTGAAATCGATCCTGCCAGCCTGCCGGACGGGGCAAACCTGTCCGATGCGCGGATGTCCGCAGCGCTGGAGTTGCTGGAGCAGACCTGCGATTACATCGTCATCGACTGCCCCGGCGCACATACGCGGCCCAGCCAGTTTGCGCATTCCGTGGCCGACACGCTGATTACGCCCATCAATGACAGCTTCATTGATTTCGACCTGCTGGCCAGAACCGACCCCGACACGGGCAAGGTTCTGTCGCCGTCAATCTATTCGGAAATGGTGTGGAAAGCGCGCCAGACCCGCGCACAGGCCGGTTTGCGCCCGCTGGACTGGATTGTGTTGCGCAACCGTCTGGGCACTGTTGCCATGCACAACAAGCGCAAGGTCGGGGATGCATTGCAAGAACTTAGCAAGCGCATCGGGTTCCGTGTGGCAGCAGGCTTCAGCGAGCGTGTTGTGTTCCGTGAATTGTTCCCGCGCGGCCTAACCCTGCTGGATCTGCCCGACATTGGCAATGAAACCATGACAATGTCGCATGTTGCGGCGCGTCAGGAAGTGCGGGATCTTCTGGTCACCCTTGATTTGCCGGATCTGCGCGTCAATGTCTGA